Proteins from a genomic interval of Lolium perenne isolate Kyuss_39 chromosome 1, Kyuss_2.0, whole genome shotgun sequence:
- the LOC139834270 gene encoding uncharacterized protein has translation MVPPLVSWLFGASPRSLAPALYGLSRRKHRCVRDALRNGTWVQELRARVSPPLLESFVALRVLLELAQLSPGMRDKFTWRFSSDGVYSASSAYRLQFAGAVESPFVQLIWKPWATPRCRLFAWLLAQNRLMTADRLLARQWPNDYFCPLCMRNLETTAHLFVECPLSRRIWEKVATLAAAPTLNPATWDVHHMVVDWLGCLTRGRPNAEASRVRSWAMLVLWHIWLERNARTFRASTSTLESLIAKIADEAVAWDRMGGAKISSPRE, from the coding sequence ATGGTGCCACCGCTAGTTTCCTGGCTCTTCGGGGCATCCCCTAGGTCCTTGGCCCCAGCCCTCTACGGCCTCTCGCGTCGCAAACATCGTTGCGTGCGTGATGCCCTGCGAAATGGGACCTGGGTGCAGGAGCTGCGCGCGCGGGTCTCCCCGCCTCTTCTGGAGTCGTTCGTGGCTCTTCGAGTGCTGCTGGAACTGGCGCAGCTCTCCCCGGGGATGCGAGACAAGTTCACTTGGCGCTTCTCCAGCGACGGTGTCTACTCGGCCTCCTCCGCTTACCGTCTCCAGTTTGCGGGCGCGGTGGAGTCACCCTTTGTCCAGCTCATCTGGAAGCCTTGGGCTACCCCTAGATGCCGGCTCTTCGCTTGGTTGCTCGCTCAGAATCGGCTGATGACGGCTGATAGACTTCTGGCGCGGCAATGGCCAAATGACTACTTCTGCCCACTTTGCATGCGCAACCTCGAGACTACCGCGCATCTATTCGTCGAGTGCCCCCTTTCGCGCAGGATTTGGGAGAAGGTTGCCACGCTTGCGGCGGCGCCAACCCTGAACCCTGCCACCTGGGACGTGCACCACATGGTCGTCGACTGGTTGGGCTGCCTGACCAGGGGGCGACCAAACGCCGAAGCATCTCGGGTGCGGTCCTGGGCTATGCTTGTCCTCTGGCACATTTGGCTTGAGCGCAATGCCCGTACCTTCCGGGCGTCTACCTCGACGCTAGAGTCTTTGATCGCCAAGATTGCGGACGAGGCCGTGGCTTGGGACCGCATGGGCGGGGCGAAGATCTCCTCACCTCGCGAGTAG